The Stieleria maiorica genome includes the window ATAGACTGCGCTGGTCGATACCAGTTGCAGCAGTGTGACGGCGTCCCAAACGACCGCCTTGACTCGTTTCTCCGCGGCGTGGCACGCGACGCCCCGGAAATCGAAAATCTTGGTAGAAAGACCTCGTATTGCGGCAAAGATTTAGACGCAAGTTACGAACATCGATTGGGCTTCACATTCCTCCGTTGATATCACCATCGAAATGAGCATAGCATCGGCATTCGGGCTGAAACGATCAACGCTTCTTCCGCTCACTGTGCTGGTGGGCCTGACTCTGGTCACCCAACTCGCTAGCTTGGCCGCTACCTTCGACGGCAACTTCCTCGCCGTATTGGGGCCCAGTGCCATCGTCTTGTGTGCCGTCACGATTCCACTGGCGGCGTTAGGTCTGATGCTCGGGCAAACGATCGGTCTCGGCGCGCCTTTGGTCACCGATCTACTGTATCGAACGCCAGGATCGGGAAAGAAACTCCTTCAGGATGCCAAGCTAGCCATCCCTCTGGGACTGGCATTGGGGATTTCGCTGCTCTTACTTCGATTCGTCGCTCAGCCGTATCTGCCACCAGAATTGCCGACACTTGGACACCGGGGAATCTGGGGTGGGCTGATGGTTTCAATCGGTGCTGCGGTCGGAGAGGAGGTCTGGATGCGTCTGGGGGTCTTGACGATTCTTGCCTGGACGGTGTTGCGGCTGCTCGCTCGACAGGACGTTTCTCCGGTCGTCGGATGGTCGGCCATTGTTGTCTCTGCTCTGGTATTTGCGGCCATGCACTTACCCCAGCTTGCCTCCTATGGCGCAGCCGATCGCATCGGAATTGCGGCGACGATGATGGGGAACACACTCGTCGGCGTTTTGTTCGGTTTCTTGTATTGGCGGCGTAGTCTGATCGCCGCAATGTTGGCTCACTTTGCCGTGGACCTCGCACTGCATGTTCTTCCTGCATTGGGAACCTGAACCGGGGTGTATCACCCTTGCGCCCTTCCGGTCCATTGGCTTACCATGATCGATGACGCGTTGATTTATGTTCCGGTTTGGCTGGCCCTGGTCGGCTGGTTTGTCGGCAGCTTCGCGCGCAGCGGCGATTCTCATGTCGGCAACCGTGCGCGGCAGAGAGTCTACTGTTTCGCTTGGCTTTTCGGCAGTGTGATGATCACGCTGCACATTCTGGCCAGCTATGGACTCGCATACGGCTGGAGCCATGCGGCAGCGATCGCGGCGACGGCGAAGGAATCCGAGCGAGTCACTGGGATCCGAGCTGGATGGGGTGTGTACGTCAATCTCGCCTTCGCCGCAATCTGGATGGGTTATTCGACCGCGATGGCGATCCGCGGACGGCGATGGCAGGGAATCGACCGGGCGGTCTTTTGGTTCACCGCGGCGATTGTTCTTTCCGCGACTGTCATTTTTGAAACCGGTCCCGTGCGTTGGCTGTCCGTTGCCGGATTCATCGGTCTGATGGGATCGCTTGCCGGCAAACGCTGACCGACAAGCAAGCGCAGGCCAGGAAAGGGGCGGAGATGCAATATTGGAGTCGCAGACCGGCCGTCTCACTCGGCGGATTCGATCATCGACTCCAAGTGCGACGCAAGGATGTCCTCCGACGCCGGTAAGGGTTCGCTAGCTGAGTTCGAAGTCTACCGCGGCACCGACATCACCGAAAATGACGTTGTTCGGCATCCAGCGAAAATCGAGGTCCACGCGTGAATGCCGAAATCCTCGCCCCTTGGCCGGTTTTCCAAAACTGAACCGCTCGTCGGCAATGGACAGGAACGCGTCGCCGGCGAAGTCGTCCGGTTCGATGGCCCGCAAGTCCGTGAACGTCGCCTTGTCGCCGCGTCGAATCTCAAACTTCTTCGGTGCACCCGTGATTCCGCCGCTGCAATAGGGCACACTGTGCTCAATGGTGTAACGTGCGGATTCTTTGAACAGTTTGTCGACGATCTCGACCTCGACTTCCAACGCCAAGAGCCCGAAACGAGCGTTGGGGAAGGGAAGTTTTTTGAGAATCTTCTCGACAAATTTCGCACTCGCACCGATACGTTTGGCGATTCGTTTTGCCACGCCTTTGGCCAGGCCAGTTGGCGCGGCCAGGCTGAACAGCGACTCGGCTTCACCGCTGATCACCTGAATAGAAAACGACTTGGTTTTCGGAATCGGGGGGATGACCTTGGGGATCTTCGTCGGCGGCAGCTTGCGTTTTTTCGGCTTCTTCGTGGGCTTGGGCAAGCGGTATTTCGTGACGATCACGGCGACGGCCCGGTCCCAAGCGTTGTCCTGGACGGCCGGGTCGACCGGCACGCTCTCGCCCCTGGGGATCACTCGAAATGTCAGCGGATGCCCGGCGAGCCGCCCCCGAATGTAGTTCTGCACCTGATCCGCTCGCCGCTGTGACAATTGCAGGTTGTAGCCGTCGCTGCCGATCTGGCTGGCTGCTCCTTCGAGACGGATTTCCCAATAGCCGTCCGCCGGCTTCATCGCTACGGAACGAATCCGGTCGACCACCGCGGATTCCAGCCAGGCCTTGTGATTCGATTTCAGTTTGTCGTCATCAAAACCAAAGTCGGCCAAAAGGGCCGCCGGAGGGGACACGCTCCGTTCGTCAACGATACCATCGCTCATGGGATTCCCGTTCAGTTAACAAGAGGTTGCTGTTCGCCGTCGGCAGTTGCCAAACCGGTGGCGGTGCCGCTGAAGTCAACCACGGCACCCGCCAACCCAGGTACGCAGGGCGTTACAGAACGGGGAAGGAAATCGCCGGCGACTTCGTTTTTGGCCGAAACGGAAAGAAAAAAGACCCCCGTCCCGAATGGCAAGGGCATAGTGAGCCGACGGCGCTAGCCGCGGGCCCTGATGCGCCTTTAACACGGCGGCAAGGCCCGAGGCTAGCGCCTACGGCTCAGCGTATGGACTTAAGGTAAGGCCCGAGGCTAGCGCCTACGGCTCAGCGTATGGACTTAAGCCCGTGCCATTCACCCCGTCCCCTTTAAGCCCTTTCTTGTGTGCCATTGCTTTCACTTTTGCGGCACCCTGATTTCGAGGCCGTAACGAGGTGCGGCGTCGAGCAGTTTTTTGATCTCGACCTCGCTGGGTGGCGGCGCGGTGTCGGCGTCATCGGCCAACGGTGTTCCCACCTCGAAAAACATCTCCTCCATCCCGGCCGGCGCCAAGGTGATCAGCAGCCGTGCGGTCTTGTTTGATTCGTTCTTGAAGCAATGAAGACTGCCGACGGGCATGTTCAGGAACGTGCCTTCGCCGGCCGTGAACCTCTGGTCGCCCAACTGGAACGTCATTTCGCCTTCCAGGACCAAGAACGACTCTTCTTCTCGGCTGTGGACATGCGGAGGCGGGCCGCTGCCGGGCGGAACGATCGCCTCAAACGTGGCGTACTTCCCGCCCGTTTCTTTCCCGGTGGCGAGGAACCGGTACAGGTCGCCGACGATGCCGATCCTGCGCCCTTCGCCGGGCTTTCGTATGATTGCGGGGTGTTGCATGGTTTTCAAAGTTGGAGTTCGTTGTCAGTCAGGCGATCGATCTGATTGGTAGGATACGGTGTCCTGCCACGTCGATGGGAGTCAGTGGGGGAAAGGCAGAATGATGCGGGGCAGAATGATGCGGTGGTCGACGACGTGATTACTTGTCGATCGGCGCCGGGACCTCGGAAACGAGCACGGAGGTGTTGGGAGCTTTGCCGGAATAGAACGCGACGTAGTGCTCGTTCCCGATCGCTGTTGCGTTTGCGTTTCCCGAGTCCCACATGACCGGACTGGCGAGGGTCACGATCTCCGACGCGGGCCAGTCTTGTGGATGTTCAAAGATGTGCTCCGGATCGACGACGCGGCGGCGGAGGAGGCCTCGGCCACGTTCATAGTAATAGTTGCTCAGCAATCCGGAATAGGGATCGAGGATCAGGCTGGGCGTGGATGCCGCGATATCACCGATGTTGGTTCGCTTGCGGGTCCAGGTCGCGCCGTAATCCGTGGACATCATCTGGAACTGGGTGGGGCCGGTTTCGGTCCGCGCGACGGCAAGGATCCGCCCCTCACCCAGGTAGACGGCGGCGGGTTCGGTCGGCCAATCCTGTTTTGTCAATTCGGATTCGATGGTGGTTTGTTTCCAAGTGACGCCATCGTCGCTGCTGGTCATCATGCCCCAAGAATGAACGGCTTGGTCATTGTATTTTCCCGCGAACCACAGCGCCATCAGTCCGACGCCGGGGACGGAGAAAACGTCGGTGATCTGCATCGGTTGAACGTCCAGCTTCGGAGTGGATAGCAGCGTAAACGTCTGGCCGTCCGTGCTTCGGTACAGGTCGTGGTTCCAATCCTTTCCGATGCGGCGCACCCACAACAACATCGCGCCGCTGGAATCCAGACCTTTTCCGACCGTGACCTCTCCGTATCCGGGTGTGTCGGCGACCACCGTTTCCTCGGTCCATGTTTCGCCGCCGTCGGTGGAGGTGCGTGCGTAGACGGCGCGGGCGTCTTCGGTGATCGAGTGTGCTGAGCCCCTGCTGTAGGTGCAGACGAGTTTTTCTCCGATGGCCTGGATCATCGGCCACGAGTTATAGCCGGCCACGTCCTGCACGAGGTGCGCTTTCGGAGGGTCGGTCATCAAGGGTGTCACTTTCACGACCGCCAAGCCAGTGGGCCGGGTGAACGTGTCGCCGGGAAGCCCCGGTTCACGCTGGATCCGCACCCACAAGGGAGCGTCGGGATCCACTTGGTAGAACGTCTCCAGCACAATCGTCCGGGTGTGAAACGGTGCGGCGGGGAGCTTGGTTTGCACGGGTTTTCCCAGCGCGTACCGGTCCGTGAACGGAACGCCATCGACCAACTGAGACAAATGGACGCGATAGAGATCCTGGAACTCGGGGCTGGTCGTCTTGTCCGTCGTCGTGACCACGATCTCGACCCTCACCGCGACGCACTCGTTGGGCAGACCGTTGACGATTCCGGCGACGGACTGGCCGGTGGTGCCGCCGGACAAGGACCAGACGGGAATGTGTGTGGACCCACTGGACATGGTCACTAGCGAAGGCTTTCCGGTGACGATCGACAGGTCGTTTGCCGTCAAGAAAATCGGCGTGCCCTCTTTGACGCTAGAACCCGTTTCTTGAACCGTTTGGTTTGTTGCATCGGTTGGATTAACGAGTCCGTCGGCTGCGACGGCGGCGATCCCGGTGCATAGCAATGCGAAGAATAGAACGAAGGTGCGAGTTCTTGGCGTGAAGGTTGGCATGGTGGGACACAAGTTCCGTTGGAGTCAGCGAGTCATGGGGCTGCCCAGTTTATCATGGCGACGCTCTTGTTGGCGGATCGTATCCCAGAGGGTGGCTTCGTTCTGATCACGGCAGCAGACGTTTTCGGCGGTTTGCGGCGGACCAAGATTTTGCGCCTATTTGATTCAATCGAATTGCTGACTGGATTAGCCGTTTCGCGCGAGCGTACGGGCCCCACTCACAGAGATTGTGAACCAAGGCCCGTAGGCTAGCGCCATACGGCCGATCAAGCCATTGATACTCTTGGGGAGCTTTGCGACTTGATCGTGCAAGGCTAGACCGCTGCGGCGGGTTTCTTAAGCAACGCTTCGATGTATCGGTGGTCCGTTTGAAAGTAATCTGCTCGCATTTCATTCTCCGATGGTTATGGAATAACGTTTCGCAGTAGAATCATAGAATCCAGGTGGATCCGAGAAAGGGCCACTTTATGGTGATTCAACGGGACCACTTTGCAGAAGTCATGTCGCGGCGCAGAAACGAGCAGTTCGAGTTCGAGTCCATTCAGCTGATTCCTGATTCTGCGACGCCGGTCTACCAGCAACTGGAGCATCATCTGCGGCAGGCCATCGCCGACCGAACCTTGCGTCCCGATGACCGTGTGCCCTCCAGCCGCAACCTTGCGACCGCGATCGGCGTCTCTCGCAATACGGTGCTGGCCGCGTATGATCAATTGATCTCCGAGGGGTATTTGGAGTCGGTTCGCGGCAGTGGAACACGCGTTGCCAAAATGCCGCCGCAAGCGTTTGAATTCGACGCCACCACGAGTCCAGTGGCACCGCAAATGAATCCCGTGGAATGTCTGTCGCCCTTGGGCCGGCAGTTCTGCGACGAATCCCGCTGGATGCCGACGATGACGGCGGCACCGAAAGCGTTCACTCCCCACTTACCAGCGATCGATGAGTTTCCGCTCGAAATCTGGAATCGCTTCCGCAACGAACAGGCCCGGTGGTCCAGACGCCATTTATGCGTTGGTGATCCGCAAGGCTATCAGCCGCTGCGAGAGTCGATTGCCCAGTACATGGCGGTCTCGCGAGGGCTGTCATGCCACGCGGACCAGGTCGTGATCACCTCCGGTTCGCAGCAGGCCGTGACCTTGATTTCGCAGTTACTGTTGGAGCGTGACGACGCGGTTTGGGTGGAAGAGCCCGGGAACGCGCCGGCCAACCGATTGCTGGAGATCGCGGGGGCACGCCTGATACCGTTGCCGCTGGACTCCCAGGGGATCGACTTGTCGCGAGTTCCCAAAAACACCGCACCGCCAAAGCTGATCTGTGTGACACCCGGTGGCCAATGGCCGATGGGCATGACCATGAGCCTGAATCGCAGGTTGGAACTGATCGCCGCGGCACAACGCCACAAAAGCTGGATTGTCGAAGACGACTACAACGGTGAATTTCGCTATGCCGGACGCCCCCATGCTTCGTTAAGCAGTCTCGATTCTTCGGGGCGTACGATTTACATGGGAACGTTCAGCAAGATGCTGTATCCGGCGATCCGGTTGGGATTCTTGATTGTGCCGGCTGACCTGGCGAAGACCTTTGCCTATGCGCGTTTTCTGCAGGACCGAGCGTCACCGCCGCTCGTTCAAATGGTGCTGCACCGCTTCATCGAATCCGGGAATTTTGTGAAACACATTCGCCGGATGCGTGCGCTGTACTGCGAACGACAGACGGTCCTTCTCGAGACGCTCGACAAACACCTCGCCGGGTACGTTGGTGTCGAGCAGCCAGAATCGGGGATGCACCTGGTGGCACGCGGTGTCACGAAAGCGGCCGAAACCAAGCTCATCGCGGCAGCCAACCGAGCGAAAGTTGAATTTCACCCGGTCAGCATGTATTCGCGAAACGGGGACGCACCTGGCATGATTCTGGGCTTTGCCGCGTTCGACAAAGAATCGATCCGTCGAGCGGTCCGTCGCTGGGCGAAAGAGCTGCAAAAGTGAGCCCCTACAGTGTCGTCTCAGCGGTTGTAGTTCTTCAATCGGTCCAGATACAGATGCGATTCGACGAAGTTGCGATGTTGCCGGCTCGTCATCTCTTGCAGCAACTCTAACGCGGAGATGTAACTGGCGAGGTTGCCGTTGGACGAGATCATTTTGCCGTCTTTCACGAAACTCACGCGGCTGTCATCTTGGACCGCGAGCTTCGGATAGGTTTCTTGAAGCAGATTGCCTCCGCCGATGTAGGTGACGATCTTGCGGCCATCGGCGACGCCGGCTGCGCCAATCAAGTGGGCACCGGCGCAGTTGCTGATCGTGTAGTCCGACGTTTTTCCTTTTGATCTGACAAAGTCCACGATCTCGGCGGAAGCAATCACCGATTCCATTTCATAGGAGCTGGACACCACCAGAACGTTCAATTCGGGGCAATCGTCAAACGAATAATCCGGTACGACTCGTAGCCCGCTTTCCATCGAAACCGGCTGGAGGGCTCGCGCGACCGTGACGACGTTGAAGAGTTTTTTTCCGTCTTTGTCCGGCTTGGAAAACACGTCGATCGGCGCGGTCACTTCCGTCATCAAGACGCTGTCAAATAGCAGGACGCCGATCGTCGGCAGCGACGGGTCGAACGTCGACCGACTGACACTGTCTTTGACGTTGATGGTGCACGTTTCCGGTGCGGTGATTGTCGCCTGTTGGGCGTTGGCGACGTGGCTTGTGCAAAGGGTGGCGATCACTAAAACAAGATTTGCTAAGAGTTGTTTCACAGTTTCACCTGTTCGACGAAGTTTTTGTGGGCGGGACACTCGACCGCAATTCTAGGATCAGGGTGGCCCTGCACCAGGGCCACAATTGCGAAGAGCGACAGGGCCACTTTTGGGGGCCAAGATGAATTTAATGACGTTCAGTGAAAAGGAAGTAGGACGAGATGAGAGTCGAGCAGGCGACCCAGAATGACTATTCAACGTTGATCGAAATCTGGGAGGCGTCCGTGAGAGCCACGCATGACTTTCTGCAGGAAGGCGACATCGAAAGGCTCCGACCGATGATCTTGGACCAGTACTTTGACGCGGTCGACCTTCGATGCGCGAAGTCCGATGCAGGCGAGATCCGCGGGTTTTGCGGCGTGCATGAAGGGAACATCGAAATGCTGTTCGTTGCTCCGCAGGGAAGAGGCTCCGGGATCGGACGGCTGTTGACCGAGCACGCGATCGAGCAGCAGGGAGCAGCAAGGGTTGACGTTAACGAGCAAAACGAGCAAGCGGTCGGCTTTTACAAACGCATGGGGTTCCGCGTCACAGGTCGATCACCGCTTGACGGACAAGGCAAACCCTACCCGCTATTGCACATGACATTGAGCGAGTCTCCATGATTCAGACTCGGGCGATCTGGATTCCTATGGCAAAACGATGAGAGAGAAACGCCAGCGGGAAGCGTAAGCGAGCGACACCTGCTTGGATCGTGTTCTGTAGGAAGGAGGCAGAATGATTCGGGGCAAAACAATGGGGGCAAAACGATGAGAGAGAAATGCCAGCGGGAAGCGTAGACGAGCGACACCTGCTTGGATCGTGTTCTGTAGGAAGGAGGCAGAATGATTCGGGGCAAAACAATGGGGGCAAAACGATGAGAGAGAAATGCCAGCGGGAAGCGTAAGCGAGCGACACCTGCTTGGATCGTGTTCTGTAGGGAGGAGGCAGAATGATACGGGGCAGAATGATGGGGGCAATACGATGGGAGGCAGAATGATGGAGCCGTTGGCGGATGAAGGTAGCGGGCACACGTGTTGGTGTTCAGGCTTTAGCCGCCCACGGTCGCTGCTTCGCAGCGAGTGGAGTCGCCTAAAGGCTAGACACCAACGTTCTTCCCGCCATCACTGGCCGCCGAAGGACACGCCGCGAATTCCGTCGCCGTCGGTGTAGTCGGACGGGGCGTCCAATCCACCGGTCAACAACAGCCCTTCGACTTGGGCGTTGGCTTGGGCCAGATTTCCTTCGGCGGCGATCAAGCGGATCGCCGACTCGAAAAAGCTACGCCGAACGACCAGGACCTGCAGGAATTCGAGTTCACCGGCGCGATAGGCCTCTTCGCTCAAATCCAGGCTCTTCTGCGTCTGCGGGATGATCTCCTGTTCGTATTTTGTGACCGCTGCCAAGGCGGAATCGAAGGCCTGGGCGGTGCGTGCCAGTCGCGACTTGATGGATTGCTCGATCCGTTTGACGTCTTCCAGGGCGCGGGTGTATTCCGCGTAGGCGGCCGAGATGTTGCCGGAGTTTTGGTTCCACACGGGGATCGGCGCGGAGAATTCCAGATTGATCATTCCCGAGTCGGTCGCGTTGTCGTAACCGGCGCCGAATTGTCCGGTCAGGTTGGGGACCATCTGGACGCGTTGCCGTTTCAGCAAGGCGTACTTCTCACAAACCAACGCGTTGGCCGCCGACAACTCCGGACTTTCGGAAAGGATCTGGTCGTAGGCGGCCTGCCAATCGCGCGGGGTTTTCTCGGTCGCCGGCCCGTCGACCAGTCGCGCCGGCGCGGCTTCGGGCAACCCGGCGACGGCGGCCAAATCTTGCCACGCCCCTCGGTACTCGACTTCTGCTTGTTCGGCCGCCAGCATGATTTCGCTGAGCAGTGTTTGGGCCTGCAAGACCTCGATCAAGTTGCCTTCTTCGGCCTGCTGACGCTCCATCGCAACTTGAACCCCGCGTCGGGCGACGGTTTCGAAATTGCGTGTCGCGTCGGCGCGTCGCTGCGCCGCGACGGCTTCATAAAACCGGACGCGCACATCGGTCAGAACACGGTAGCGTTGAGTCTGCATTTCCCAACGCTGGGCCGACATCGTGTGTCCCAGCACTTCACGATTGAGTTCCAACTTGTTGCCACGAACAAACTCCTGTTCCAGGAACACACCGTGTTGGTCGGTGTTTTCATCGGCGAGTTGCTGGCCGAAATATCCCAGCGTCGGGTTGGGCCGGGTGCCGACTTGATTGCGCAGCCCCGCGGCTTTGGTGGCTGTCGCGCCGGCTGCGACAATGGCGGGGTTGTTGGTGAGGGCGAGTTGCTCGAGCTGGTCCAGGGTGTAGACGTTTTCCGCGCTGGCTTGCGACACATCCGCCGCGACGAGATCGCTGAATGATTCTAGCCGCGCCTCGACCGTGTTCATCTCGACCGGCTGCAACGCGATTCGCTCCAGATGGTCCGCGAAACTCGAAGAGGATTGTTGCCCCTCATCCGCGTACGCAACGGTGTTGACGCGATCGAGTGACCCAACTGATGTCTTGGCTGCCTTTTGGCGGTGCACCGCCGGTCGCACCGTCAACGGTGTCTTCGTCGGTGCAGTGGTCTGGCCCGGCAACTCGGGCGTGACCCTGCGCTGGTCAACCTGTGCGCACCCGACAACGGATAACAAGCAGCAAGCCGACAATGACATTTTGAATTGTCTGATGGCATCCGTGCACACCGATAGACTCCCTCCACGAGAAATGATCTCACCGGCATCCTTGCCGATCTGATCCGAGGTACATCCGCAGCGGATGGACGACAAATGTAGTATCGGAACGATTGACATGATGTTGCCTCTGGTAGCAAACCTGAGTCGTCAAATCGCCAGTGCACCGGACCAAAAACCACTGCAACCGGTATGGTTTAACACCGTGGTGCTCTCGGCCAGGGGGGCGGACCGCTTGCCCACGCGACTGGTCGCCTGGGCCGCTTGTGATAGACTTATCCGGGCTGACTGCACGGGTCCTGGGAGTGATGCGATCGATGGACAGGTTTCTCTTGCTGCAAATCCGCAACGCCGACGATCCGATGCGCACGCAGGAGATCGAGTGTTTTGCCAGGGCGTTGCAATGTGATCCGTCACAGATCGCTGTCCACGACTTGTTGGCCGGTCCGCCGACCGTCGCTCAGCTGGATGCCGTCGATGTGGTCCTGCTAGGCGGAAGCGGAGACTACTCGGTCGCCGCAGGCGGCGAATGGCTGCCACCGGCGCTGGCGGCGATGTGGGAGTTGTATGAATTGGCCAAACCGACGTTTGCCTCCTGCTGGGGATTCCAAGCGATGGCCAAGGCACTCGGCGGCGAAGTGGTGACCGATGCGTCCCATGCGGAATTGGGATCCATCGAAGTCCGGCTGACCCAGGCAGGACGTGAGGATCCGCTGTTCGGGCCGCTGTTTGGGCCGCTCGGCAATCGGTTCCTCGCTCCAATGGGACACCAGGACTGCGTCGTGACCTTGCCCCCGCAAGCGATCTTGCTGGCATCGAGCGAAAAGGTGCAAAACCAAGCATTCCGCGTCAAGGATCGGCCGATCTATGGGACCCAATTCCATCCCGAGCTGGACCGCCATGCGTTTATCCAGCGGGTGCATGCGTATCCCCAATACGTCGAATCCATCACCGGTGACCCGCTGGACGTGTTCGAGGCGAAAGTGCAAGACACACCGGCGACCGACCAATTGCTCCGCCGCTTCATGCAGTTGTTGCGCCACGCGTAGGGCATGCCGCTGCTCGCTACGCGCACTCCATCATTCTGCCCCGAATCATTCTG containing:
- a CDS encoding CPBP family intramembrane glutamic endopeptidase, whose product is MSIASAFGLKRSTLLPLTVLVGLTLVTQLASLAATFDGNFLAVLGPSAIVLCAVTIPLAALGLMLGQTIGLGAPLVTDLLYRTPGSGKKLLQDAKLAIPLGLALGISLLLLRFVAQPYLPPELPTLGHRGIWGGLMVSIGAAVGEEVWMRLGVLTILAWTVLRLLARQDVSPVVGWSAIVVSALVFAAMHLPQLASYGAADRIGIAATMMGNTLVGVLFGFLYWRRSLIAAMLAHFAVDLALHVLPALGT
- the pdxR gene encoding MocR-like pyridoxine biosynthesis transcription factor PdxR; translation: MVIQRDHFAEVMSRRRNEQFEFESIQLIPDSATPVYQQLEHHLRQAIADRTLRPDDRVPSSRNLATAIGVSRNTVLAAYDQLISEGYLESVRGSGTRVAKMPPQAFEFDATTSPVAPQMNPVECLSPLGRQFCDESRWMPTMTAAPKAFTPHLPAIDEFPLEIWNRFRNEQARWSRRHLCVGDPQGYQPLRESIAQYMAVSRGLSCHADQVVITSGSQQAVTLISQLLLERDDAVWVEEPGNAPANRLLEIAGARLIPLPLDSQGIDLSRVPKNTAPPKLICVTPGGQWPMGMTMSLNRRLELIAAAQRHKSWIVEDDYNGEFRYAGRPHASLSSLDSSGRTIYMGTFSKMLYPAIRLGFLIVPADLAKTFAYARFLQDRASPPLVQMVLHRFIESGNFVKHIRRMRALYCERQTVLLETLDKHLAGYVGVEQPESGMHLVARGVTKAAETKLIAAANRAKVEFHPVSMYSRNGDAPGMILGFAAFDKESIRRAVRRWAKELQK
- a CDS encoding TolC family protein produces the protein MSLSACCLLSVVGCAQVDQRRVTPELPGQTTAPTKTPLTVRPAVHRQKAAKTSVGSLDRVNTVAYADEGQQSSSSFADHLERIALQPVEMNTVEARLESFSDLVAADVSQASAENVYTLDQLEQLALTNNPAIVAAGATATKAAGLRNQVGTRPNPTLGYFGQQLADENTDQHGVFLEQEFVRGNKLELNREVLGHTMSAQRWEMQTQRYRVLTDVRVRFYEAVAAQRRADATRNFETVARRGVQVAMERQQAEEGNLIEVLQAQTLLSEIMLAAEQAEVEYRGAWQDLAAVAGLPEAAPARLVDGPATEKTPRDWQAAYDQILSESPELSAANALVCEKYALLKRQRVQMVPNLTGQFGAGYDNATDSGMINLEFSAPIPVWNQNSGNISAAYAEYTRALEDVKRIEQSIKSRLARTAQAFDSALAAVTKYEQEIIPQTQKSLDLSEEAYRAGELEFLQVLVVRRSFFESAIRLIAAEGNLAQANAQVEGLLLTGGLDAPSDYTDGDGIRGVSFGGQ
- a CDS encoding quercetin 2,3-dioxygenase, translated to MQHPAIIRKPGEGRRIGIVGDLYRFLATGKETGGKYATFEAIVPPGSGPPPHVHSREEESFLVLEGEMTFQLGDQRFTAGEGTFLNMPVGSLHCFKNESNKTARLLITLAPAGMEEMFFEVGTPLADDADTAPPPSEVEIKKLLDAAPRYGLEIRVPQK
- a CDS encoding OmpA family protein, with the protein product MSDGIVDERSVSPPAALLADFGFDDDKLKSNHKAWLESAVVDRIRSVAMKPADGYWEIRLEGAASQIGSDGYNLQLSQRRADQVQNYIRGRLAGHPLTFRVIPRGESVPVDPAVQDNAWDRAVAVIVTKYRLPKPTKKPKKRKLPPTKIPKVIPPIPKTKSFSIQVISGEAESLFSLAAPTGLAKGVAKRIAKRIGASAKFVEKILKKLPFPNARFGLLALEVEVEIVDKLFKESARYTIEHSVPYCSGGITGAPKKFEIRRGDKATFTDLRAIEPDDFAGDAFLSIADERFSFGKPAKGRGFRHSRVDLDFRWMPNNVIFGDVGAAVDFELS
- a CDS encoding sialidase family protein, with amino-acid sequence MPTFTPRTRTFVLFFALLCTGIAAVAADGLVNPTDATNQTVQETGSSVKEGTPIFLTANDLSIVTGKPSLVTMSSGSTHIPVWSLSGGTTGQSVAGIVNGLPNECVAVRVEIVVTTTDKTTSPEFQDLYRVHLSQLVDGVPFTDRYALGKPVQTKLPAAPFHTRTIVLETFYQVDPDAPLWVRIQREPGLPGDTFTRPTGLAVVKVTPLMTDPPKAHLVQDVAGYNSWPMIQAIGEKLVCTYSRGSAHSITEDARAVYARTSTDGGETWTEETVVADTPGYGEVTVGKGLDSSGAMLLWVRRIGKDWNHDLYRSTDGQTFTLLSTPKLDVQPMQITDVFSVPGVGLMALWFAGKYNDQAVHSWGMMTSSDDGVTWKQTTIESELTKQDWPTEPAAVYLGEGRILAVARTETGPTQFQMMSTDYGATWTRKRTNIGDIAASTPSLILDPYSGLLSNYYYERGRGLLRRRVVDPEHIFEHPQDWPASEIVTLASPVMWDSGNANATAIGNEHYVAFYSGKAPNTSVLVSEVPAPIDK
- a CDS encoding DJ-1/PfpI family protein; its protein translation is MKQLLANLVLVIATLCTSHVANAQQATITAPETCTINVKDSVSRSTFDPSLPTIGVLLFDSVLMTEVTAPIDVFSKPDKDGKKLFNVVTVARALQPVSMESGLRVVPDYSFDDCPELNVLVVSSSYEMESVIASAEIVDFVRSKGKTSDYTISNCAGAHLIGAAGVADGRKIVTYIGGGNLLQETYPKLAVQDDSRVSFVKDGKMISSNGNLASYISALELLQEMTSRQHRNFVESHLYLDRLKNYNR
- a CDS encoding acetyltransferase; its protein translation is MRVEQATQNDYSTLIEIWEASVRATHDFLQEGDIERLRPMILDQYFDAVDLRCAKSDAGEIRGFCGVHEGNIEMLFVAPQGRGSGIGRLLTEHAIEQQGAARVDVNEQNEQAVGFYKRMGFRVTGRSPLDGQGKPYPLLHMTLSESP
- a CDS encoding type 1 glutamine amidotransferase, with protein sequence MDRFLLLQIRNADDPMRTQEIECFARALQCDPSQIAVHDLLAGPPTVAQLDAVDVVLLGGSGDYSVAAGGEWLPPALAAMWELYELAKPTFASCWGFQAMAKALGGEVVTDASHAELGSIEVRLTQAGREDPLFGPLFGPLGNRFLAPMGHQDCVVTLPPQAILLASSEKVQNQAFRVKDRPIYGTQFHPELDRHAFIQRVHAYPQYVESITGDPLDVFEAKVQDTPATDQLLRRFMQLLRHA